In Pseudoxanthomonas sp. SE1, the genomic stretch GACGTGGGCGCACCGCCGGCGAGCGACAGCGTGACCGAATACAGGGCACTGGCGCGCTTGCGCAACCGCGCCGGCAACCACTGGTCCAGCTTGGACAGCAGCCGCAGCGCGGTGTCCTCCATCCGGCCCACGCTGGCCGCCGCCGTGCGCAGTGCCACCGCCACGGCTACGGCCTCGTCATCCTCCAGCAGCACGGGCGGCATGGTCGCGCCGGAACCCAGCCGGTAGCCGCCACCCAGGCCTGGCGACGCATCGATGGGATACCCGAGCTCGCGCAGGCGCTCCACGTCGCGGCGCAGCGTGCGGCGGTCGATTTCCAGCCGCTGGCTCAGTTCCGCGCCCGTCCAGTGACGGCGCGACTGGAGCAGCGACAGCAGGCGGAGCAGGCGGTTCGATGTGCTGAGCATGGGTGCAGTATGCCGCCCATTGAGGACTGATTCTGTCCTCGATGTCGGCCAGACTGGAAGCTCTCTCCCGCCGGAAGGAAACCCCATGACCGTGCAGACCTATCAGGGCAGCTGCCATTGCGGCGCCGTGCGTTACGAAGTCGACCTCGACCTGGCCGCCGGCAGTGGCCGTTGCAACTGCTCGATCTGTACCAAGACGCGCTACTGGGGCACGGTGGTCCGGCCGGATGCTTTCCGCCTGCGGCAGGGCGAAGAGGCGCTGACCCGCTACCCCTTCGGCAGCGGCGTGGCCGAACATCTATTCTGCCGGCACTGCGGCGTGAAGTCGTTCGGCCGGGGCGAGCTGGAAGTCCTCGGCGGCCGCTACTACTCGGTGAACCTGGCCTGCCTGGATGACGTGGAGCCGGCCGCGCTGGCGCAGGTCCCGATCCGCTACGCCAACGGCCGCGACAACGACTGGTTCTCCGAACCCGCCGTCACCGCGCATCTCTGATCGGGACCGCATGACAGGACGCCCCGGGAACCGGGGCGTTCGGGACGCGTCGCGTCCGTGGGCCGTCAGGCCCTGCTGCGACGCACAGGCCGTTTGGCCGCCGGCTTGCGGACAGGCGTGGCGCGGGCGCGCTTTGCGGCCGGCTTCTTGCGGGCGCGGGGCGTGGTCTTCCGGGTGGGCTGCTTCAGGCCCAGCTTGGTCAGTACCGGTTGCAGGCGGGCCTCTACCTCGGCACTGAACCGGCCCACGCGTGCTTCGCCCTGTTCACGCACCTCGGCCAAGCGGCCCAGCACATCGCGCTGCGCCTGTCCGGCGAAGCTTCCGGCCTGCGCACGCGCCGCCTGCAGGCGACCGGCGGCTTCATTCGCGGCCGCAACGGCCTCGCGCCTCGTGACGGCGATCAGGCCCAGTCCGGCAAGCCAGACGTGGCGGAGGGTGGGTTCGGGCGTCTTGCGGGTGGTCTTCTTGGCGGCCATGGGGCAGTCCATATGCCGACCACGACGGCCGGCTTCCATGAAGCGATGCTGTCCTGCCCGCGTCGAGCAATCACACTATTGGCCGCTCGTGTCACGGAATGCGTAGGGGTTGCCTGATGACCGCGTTCGCGGCGATGCTCGCAGCATCCTGGGAGGGACGACCAATGGCAGGAAAATCTTCGAAGTGGGCTTCGTTTCCGCATGACGCGAAGGGCTATGCCTACGCGGGCGATGCATTGAAGAAGGCGTGGCCGGCGCTGCATGCCGGCGACCAGGAGCCCTACCCCGACGAAAAGCGCGCCAAGGCGTTGATCGCCGCCGCAGGCAAGGCAGCCAAAGGCATCGAGCCCGCCGACCTCGCGCAACGCCTGCAGGATGCGTGGCGCGCGTTCCATCGCGGTGACTTCCAGGCCGCGTATGAGGCCGGTGAAGCCCTCGGCCCGCTGGGCGCTTCGGTCGCGGTCAAGGCGCTGGGCATCCATGCCACCTATCTGGTGGAAGACGAATCCGAGCAACTCAAGCGCTTCGAACAGGCGGCGAAACTGGCCGAAGCCGCCATCAAGGCCCTGCCCGACGAAGCCAACAGTCATTACCGTCACGCCTTCGCGCTGGGCCGCTACAGCCAGGGCCTGAGCATCGCCAAGGCGCTCAAGCAGGGCATCGCCGGCAAGGTCCGCGCCGCGCTCGACGCCACGCTGGAACGGGCCCCCAAGCACGCCGAGGCGCATACCGCGCTGGCGCTGTACCACGCCGAGATCATCAACAAGATCGGCGCGATGATCGGCGGCCTGACCTACGGCGCCAAAGCTGGCGAAGCCGAGTCGCACATCAGGACCGCGCTGAAGCTGACCCCCGATTCACCCATCGCGCACGTGGAATACGCGAACGTGTTGCTGCTGCTCCACGGCGAGAAGAAGGAAGACGCCGCCGCGGCATCGTTCGAGAAGGCCGGCAAGCTGAAGCCACGCGATGCCATGGAAGCACTGGATGCTGCCCACGCGAATGCGCAGATCGAGTAACAGGGTTTCCATTGCGCTGGCTTCCCTGTGGCTGGCTGGCGCGGCGCCGGTGTCCGCCCAGTCGGATGCCGATGCGCCACCTCCCTCGCCGGCGGTGACCGCTACGCCGTCCGACACCTTGCTCGATGCACTCACCTGCCGCACGGCAAGTGGCGATCTCATCACCCTGTTGCAGCGACTCCGTCGCGAGCGCCCGACGGAATTCACCCAGACCGAACGCCAGTACAGCGCGCCCATGATGGATCTTTATCGCCTGGCCGAACCCGTGCTGGCGTGGGGGCATCACAGCGATGCCGTCGTCATCACCGACAACCGCGTCCTGCTGCTGGTGGACGACTCCATCGAGCAGGCGGCGGCGCAGCTCGAACGCGCACTGGAAGACAGCCGCGATGCGCCCCTGTCCGGCGCGCTCGACGATTTCCATGCCCTGGTGGTCTATCCCGGCGAGCATGCCGGACTCCGGCAACGCACGCTGATCGGTTGCGAGTACCGCATGCCCGGCGTGTCGCTGCTGGCCGATCCCGCCGACGCCTGGCGCATCCCGCAGCCCTGAGGCTGGCGCTGCCGCCTCGCGCAGCGGCGAACCCTGATCGCATCGCCCATGGCCGCGCCGCCGCTTAACGGCAGCGCGCGCCCCTTCTTTAGGCCGCTCCGCGCGCCCCGGACACCGCCTGCTTTCGCCTGCGGTTCCGTGCCCTAACACATTTTTTTCCGCCTGCCCTAAAGGTTTTTTCGGCAGCGCCGTTATTCATTTCGCAACACGAAGACGACTAGCCACCACAAAACAAACCGGCAGCGTCTTTTCCCTTCAACGCCGTGAATCCAAATAAGAGGAGACGAACATGGCACAGGTAATCAACACGAACACGATGTCGCTCAACGCTCAGCGCAACCTGAGCACCAGCGGCGCTTCATTGGCCACCACCATCCAGCGTCTTTCGTCCGGCCTGCGCATCAACAGCGCCAAGGACGACGCCGCCGGCCTGGCCATCTCCGAACGCTTCAGCACCCAGATCCGCGGCCTCGACGTCGCCGTGCGCAATGCCAACGACGGCATCTCGCTGGCCCAGGTCGCCGAGGGCTCGCTGACCGAAATCGGCAACAACCTGCAGCGCATCCGCGAACTGGCCGTGCAGTCGGCCAACGCCAGCAACTCCAGCTCCGACCGCGCGGCGCTGAATGCCGAAGTCAAGCAGCTGACCTCCGAAATCGACCGCGTCGCCAAGCAGGCCGACTTCAACGGCACCAAGCTGCTGGACGGTTCGTTCACCAGCCAGCTGTTCCAGGTGGGCGCCAACGCCGGCCAGGCGATCGCCATCGACAAGGTGGTCGACGCCCGCGCCATGACCCTGGGCGGTTCGCAGTTCGACAGCGGCACGCTGGCCATCACGGCCGCGGCTTCCGCCACCGCCGACATCACCATCACCGGTCTGACCCTCACCGACAGCGCCGGCAATGCCGTCGCCTTCGACGACCTGACCGTCAAGAGCGCCGGTTCGGTCGCCGCCACCAACGAAGCCGCCGCCAAGGCGCTGGCCGCCCACATCAACGGCAAGCTCGGCGAAACCGGCATCTACGCCAACGTCGATGCCGCCGGCACCGGCCTGGAACTGACCTCGGTCAAGACCAGCGTGGACGCCAACGGCGACTTCGCGGCCTTCGGCGTCGCCATCACCGGCGGCACGTACACCGCCACGGCCGTCGCCACCAGCGAAGTGCCGAAGTTCGTGTCCGACGTGGACATCTCGGATTTCGCCGGTGCCCAGCAGGCGCTGGAAATCGTCGACAAGGCACTGACGGCCGTGAACGGTTCGCGCGCCGACCTCGGTGCCATCCAGAACCGCTTCACTTCGGTGGTCGCCAACCTGCAGACCAGTTCGGAAAACCTGGCCGCCTCGCGCAGCCGCATCCGCGACACCGATTTCGCCAAGGAAACCGCCGAACTGACCCGCACCCAGATCCTGCAGCAGGCCGGTACGGCCATGCTGGCCCAGGCCAACCAGGTGCCGCAGAACGTAATGAGCTTGTTGCAACGCTGAACCAGGTATCCCCGGCGGCACGGCGGGGATCGTTGGAAAACTTTTCCCCCGTGCAGAAAACGCCTCAGGAGTAGAACTCATGGCACAGGTCATCAATACCAACACCATCTCGCTGAATGCGCAGCGCAATCTGAGCAGCAGCGGTGCTTCACTGGCCACCACCATCCAGCGGCTGTCGTCCGGCCTGCGCATCAACAGCGCCAAGGACGACGCCGCAGGTCTGGCCATCTCCGAACGCTTCAGCACCCAGATCCGCGGCCTGGACGTCGCGGTCCGCAACGCCAACGACGGCATCTCGCTGGCCCAGGTCGCCGAAGGTTCGCTGACCGAAATCGGCAACAACCTGCAGCGCATCCGTGAGCTGTCGGTGCAGTCGGCCAACGCGACCAACTCCTCGTCCGACCGCGCCGCGCTGAACGCCGAAGTCAAGCAGCTGACCTCCGAAATCGATCGTGTCGCCAAGCAGGCCGACTTCAACGGCACCAAGCTGCTGGATGGTTCGTTCACCAGCCAGCTGTTCCAGGTCGGTGCCAATGCCTCGCAGGCCATCGCCATCGACAAGGTCGTCGATGCGCAGTCCGATGCACTGGGCAACGTGAAGTTCGCCGCCGACGTCACCGGCACGGCCATCGCCGATGCCGCCGCCGACGGCAGCATCGCCGACCTGACCATCAACGGTGTGACCATCGCGGATGTCGAGTACACGAACGGCACCAGTGGTGAGGACATCGCCAAGGGCCTGGCCGCCGCCATCAACGCCAAGCTGGGCGAGACCGGCGTGTACGCCTCGGTCGACGCCGACCAGGTCACCCTGACCTCGGTCAAGGCCGACACCGACCTGGTCGTGGGCGGCACGGTCGCCGGCTCGGGCCTCACGGCCGCGACCACTGCAGCCACGGCGGGTACCGCGCAGTTCGCCAAGGACCTGGACATCACCACGTTCGAAGGCGCGCAGAAGGCCCTGGAAATCGTCGACGCTGCCCTGACCTCGGTCAACAGCGCGCGCGCCGACCTGGGTGCGGTGCAGAACCGCTTCACCTCGGTGGTCGCCAACCTGCAGACCAGCTCGGAAAACCTGGCCGCTTCGCGCAGCCGCATCCGCGACACCGACTTCGCCAAGGAAACCGCCGAACTGACCCGCACCCAGATCCTGCAGCAGGCCGGTACGGCCATGCTGGCCCAGGCCAACCAGGTGCCGCAGAACGTGCTCAGCCTGCTCCGCTAACGCGGTGATGCGCCGGAACGGGTGGCCATCGCCACCCCTTCCGGCCCGGGCTTCTCCCCTTCGTAATCCCGCCTAGAGGAAACTTCCATGGCACAGGTCATCAACACCAACACCATCTCGCTGAATGCGCAGCGCAATCTGAGCAGCAGCGGTGCTTCACTGGCCACCACCATCCAGCGGCTGTCGTCCGGCCTGCGCATCAACAGCGCCAAGGACGACGCCGCAGGTCTGGCCATCTCCGAACGCTTCAGCACCCAGATCCGCGGCCTGGACGTCGCGGTCCGCAACGCCAACGACGGCATCTCGCTGGCCCAGGTCGCCGAAGGCTCGCTGACCGAAATCGGCAACAACCTGCAGCGCATCCGTGAGCTGTCGGTGCAGTCGGCCAACGCGACCAACTCCTCGTCCGACCGCGCCGCACTGAACGCCGAAGTCAAGCAGCTGACCTCCGAAATCGACCGCGTGGCCAAGCAGGCCGACTTCAACGGCACCAAGCTGCTGGATGGTTCGTTCACCAGCCAGCTGTTCCAGGTCGGTGCCAATGCCTCGCAGGCCATCGCCATCGACAAGGTCGTCGATGCACAGGCTGAAGCACTGGGCGGCGCGATGTTCGCCACCGCCACGTTCACCACGGCCACGCCGGCCGACGGCACCACCGATCTGAAGATCGAAGGCCTGCAGCTGACCAATGCCGACGGCAGCGCCGTCACCATCGACACCGTCGAAGTGGCTGCGCAGGGTACGGCAGCCGCCACGCGCGACGCCGCCGCCACCGCGCTGGTCGGCGCGATCAACGCCAAGATCGGCGAGACCGGCGTACTGGCCGAACTGGGCGCCAACGGCGCGGTCAACCTGACCTCGGTCAAGGACAGCGTGGATTCGGATGGCGACTTCCTCGGCATCGCCGTGGAAACCGGCACCTGGACCGGCGGTACCGCCCCGGCCGACGTCGCCGCCAGCACCGTCGCGACGACCAAGCAGTACGCCAGCAACCTCGACATTTCCACGTTCAAGGGTGCGCAGCAGGCGCTGGAAATCGTCGACAAGGCACTGACGGCCGTCAACAGCGCCCGCGCCGACCTGGGTGCGGTGCAGAACCGCTTCACCTCCGTGGTCGCCAACCTGCAGACCAGCTCGGAAAACCTGGCCGCTTCGCGCAGCCGCATCCGCGACACCGATTTCGCCAAGGAAACCGCCGAACTGACCCGCACCCAGATCCTGCAGCAGGCCGGTACGGCCATGCTGGCCCAGGCCAACCAGGTGCCGCAGAACGTGCTGTCCCTGCTGCGCTGATACGCGGCACGCTTTATCCGCAGTTCCTCCTAGTTCCCTGTCGTCACGGACGGATTCGTCTCCCTCCGTTTGGCAGTACCCCAACCCCCTCCGGCGACGGAGGGGGTCTTTTTTTGGGTGATGGGTGATCGGGAATGCCGGTTTCCGGGAGTTGCCCCATCACGAACCACCGCTTTCTGGCACAAACCCTGCATCAGTTCCTGCGCCCGCATTTCTCACCAGTCGCCGGACCCACGGCGGCGGTGGGAGACGGAGAGATGCGGGCTAAAGAACGGCCGCGGCAGGCCGCTACTGAAACTGCACGGGCGGGCCCCATCCGGTACCGGATGCCAGGCCCGCCCGGCCACCCTTTTCCGGAAGGGCACTGACAGGAGACGGCAATGGCAGACTATTCGCTGGGTTATGGCGGCATCGGCACCGGGATGGACATCAATGGCATGGTGTCCCAGCTGGTGGCGGCCGATCGCGCGCCCGCGGAGAACCGCCTGACCCGCATCGAAAGCCAGGCCAAATTCAAGTTGTCCGCGCTGGGCACCGTCAGTTCCGCTTTCAGCAATCTGGACAAGGCGCTGACCGCGCTGAAGGCCGCTACCGCCTTCGATACCCGCACCGTCAAGTCCGCCACCGATACGGTAGTCGGCGCCACGGTGGGCAGCGGGACGCCCAACGGCACCTATGCGATCGAAGTGGTCGGACTGGCCACCGCCAACAAGTGGATCACCAACCAGCCGGTGGCAGCGGACACGACCTTCGGCGCCGGTCAATTGACGCTGACGGTCGGCGGCGAAGCGCTGGCCATCGACATCGCCGCCGACAGCACGCTGCAGGATGTCCGCAGCGCGATCAACGACGCCGCCCGCAGCAAGGGCGTGCAGGCCAGCGTGCTGACGTCCAATGACGGGCTCTACCTGTCCGTGTCGTCCGACAAGACCGGCGCCGCCAACGGCATCTCGCTGGCCTTCACCTCCGGCGGCAGCGACCTGCAGACCCTCGCTGCCAGCCTGCAGGAACGCGTCCCCGCCGCCGATGCCGAAGTGAAGATCGACGGCCTGACCGTGACCGCCAGCGGCAACAAGATCACCGATGCCGTGCCGGGACTGACCCTGG encodes the following:
- a CDS encoding flagellin, which produces MAQVINTNTMSLNAQRNLSTSGASLATTIQRLSSGLRINSAKDDAAGLAISERFSTQIRGLDVAVRNANDGISLAQVAEGSLTEIGNNLQRIRELAVQSANASNSSSDRAALNAEVKQLTSEIDRVAKQADFNGTKLLDGSFTSQLFQVGANAGQAIAIDKVVDARAMTLGGSQFDSGTLAITAAASATADITITGLTLTDSAGNAVAFDDLTVKSAGSVAATNEAAAKALAAHINGKLGETGIYANVDAAGTGLELTSVKTSVDANGDFAAFGVAITGGTYTATAVATSEVPKFVSDVDISDFAGAQQALEIVDKALTAVNGSRADLGAIQNRFTSVVANLQTSSENLAASRSRIRDTDFAKETAELTRTQILQQAGTAMLAQANQVPQNVMSLLQR
- a CDS encoding GFA family protein, translated to MTVQTYQGSCHCGAVRYEVDLDLAAGSGRCNCSICTKTRYWGTVVRPDAFRLRQGEEALTRYPFGSGVAEHLFCRHCGVKSFGRGELEVLGGRYYSVNLACLDDVEPAALAQVPIRYANGRDNDWFSEPAVTAHL
- a CDS encoding flagellin, whose protein sequence is MAQVINTNTISLNAQRNLSSSGASLATTIQRLSSGLRINSAKDDAAGLAISERFSTQIRGLDVAVRNANDGISLAQVAEGSLTEIGNNLQRIRELSVQSANATNSSSDRAALNAEVKQLTSEIDRVAKQADFNGTKLLDGSFTSQLFQVGANASQAIAIDKVVDAQSDALGNVKFAADVTGTAIADAAADGSIADLTINGVTIADVEYTNGTSGEDIAKGLAAAINAKLGETGVYASVDADQVTLTSVKADTDLVVGGTVAGSGLTAATTAATAGTAQFAKDLDITTFEGAQKALEIVDAALTSVNSARADLGAVQNRFTSVVANLQTSSENLAASRSRIRDTDFAKETAELTRTQILQQAGTAMLAQANQVPQNVLSLLR
- a CDS encoding flagellin; translated protein: MAQVINTNTISLNAQRNLSSSGASLATTIQRLSSGLRINSAKDDAAGLAISERFSTQIRGLDVAVRNANDGISLAQVAEGSLTEIGNNLQRIRELSVQSANATNSSSDRAALNAEVKQLTSEIDRVAKQADFNGTKLLDGSFTSQLFQVGANASQAIAIDKVVDAQAEALGGAMFATATFTTATPADGTTDLKIEGLQLTNADGSAVTIDTVEVAAQGTAAATRDAAATALVGAINAKIGETGVLAELGANGAVNLTSVKDSVDSDGDFLGIAVETGTWTGGTAPADVAASTVATTKQYASNLDISTFKGAQQALEIVDKALTAVNSARADLGAVQNRFTSVVANLQTSSENLAASRSRIRDTDFAKETAELTRTQILQQAGTAMLAQANQVPQNVLSLLR
- the fliD gene encoding flagellar filament capping protein FliD, encoding MADYSLGYGGIGTGMDINGMVSQLVAADRAPAENRLTRIESQAKFKLSALGTVSSAFSNLDKALTALKAATAFDTRTVKSATDTVVGATVGSGTPNGTYAIEVVGLATANKWITNQPVAADTTFGAGQLTLTVGGEALAIDIAADSTLQDVRSAINDAARSKGVQASVLTSNDGLYLSVSSDKTGAANGISLAFTSGGSDLQTLAASLQERVPAADAEVKIDGLTVTASGNKITDAVPGLTLDLKTLGTSTVTVSTDTAAASKLIQDFVTAYNAAIGAINTSTKYNAESDEPSALTGDAQMRSASGQLRNVLSGVLGDLAAQGLDAKTLGLQTKGYPSSDGTLVFDSSKFTAALVSDPEKIRTAFTGDSGFAGKLQTAVGSYIGTNGAFTQRTSGLNAQIKDVAAQRLALDARMEAVGNRYKAQFVAMDSMVAQMSSTSSYLAQQLASLANQTG